The following nucleotide sequence is from Psychroflexus torquis ATCC 700755.
AAAATGATAGTTCACAAGCTATTAAATGATAATATTCTCATATTGAAACTATTTCCTGGAATTAATTATAAAACTTTAAGGTATATTTTTAACATTCCGCATCTTGAGGGGATTGTTTTGGAAACTTTTGGGAGTGGAAATGCAAAAACAGATCCATGGTTTATGGAGCTTTTAAAGTCGGTTATAGATCGAGGAGTGAAAGTTGTAAATGTGACTCAGTGTGTTGGGGGATCAGTGATAATGGGCAAATACGCTACGAGTGCAGGTTTAAAAAATCTAGGAGTTATAAGTGGGGGGGACATTACCACAGAGGCAGCTGTCGGGAAAATGATGTATCTTTTATCCAAAAAATTAGGGCCTAAAGTATTTAAAACTATATTTGAAACTTCACTGCGTGGAGAAATGAATTAAAAATTAACGCTCATTTCTACTTGTAAAACTATTTTTTTTTATTTATTTGCTAATCATTACTAAAAGTTCATTTTAAAACTAGAGAGGTGACCGAGTGGTCGAAGGTGTACGCTTGGAAAGCGTATGTTCCGATTGTATCGGAACCGAGGGTTCGAATCCCTTCCTCTCTGCTATTCATATAAATTAAAACACTTAAACACTAATTATTAATTCTAAGACAGACAACAATGAAAAGATTATTTTCAATTTTAGCCATTTTGGCAATCATGGCAGTTGGTAACACAACTTTAACTGCAGCAAATACTTCTGACGTTTTTACAGAAGCTGCTGTCAATTTCGCTCAAGATGATGCGAGTGCTTCCGAAGAAGGTTCTGACGAAAGTGTAGGATTCCATCAAGAATTAAAAAACCGTTTCATTGAAGGTGGACCTGGATTTATGGGTATTGTTCTTCTTTGTCTTATTCTTGGATTAGCGATCGCTTTTGAAAGAATTATTTACCTAAACTTAGCAACAACTAATTCTAAAAAGCTTGCTCAAAGTGTTGAGGATGCTATGAAGAGTAGTGGTGTAGAGGCTGCAAAAGAAATTTGTAGAAATACAAGTGGTCCTGTAGCGTCAATCTATTACCAAGGTCTAGACAGAATGCATGAAGGCGTTGAGGCTTCTGAAAAAGCTGTAGTTGCTTATGGTGGAGTTCAAATGGGACAACTAGAGAAAAATGTATCATGGGTATCCCTATTTATTGCCTTAGCACCAATGCTTGGTTTTATGGGTACTGTAATTGGTATGATTCAAGCCTTCGACAAGATTGAAGCAGCTGGTGATATGCAACCTTCTTTAGTAGCAGGTGGTATTAAAGTCGCTCTTTTGACAACTGTGTTTGGTCTAGTTGTAGCTATTATTCTTCAAGTATTTTATAATTATATCATTGCTAAAATTGATAGCATTGTGAATGATATGGAAGATGCTTCAATTACACTTATTGACATTTTAGTTGCACATAAAAATAAATAATCAATATGAACAAAATATTTAACATCATAAAAATCGTTTTCGGTGTTGTGGGGGCTATTCTTTTTATAAGGATTCTCAACGCTGGGGACGAAGCGATAGAAGCAGATGCAGCCTTGCAATCTAGTATTTTGGCTCCGTTTATGTGGGTGTCCTACTTTATTTTAGGGGTGACCGTATTATCTGTTCTTTTCTTTGCGATTAAAGCCCTCTTTACTGGGAATATCAAAAAAACGCTGTTTTCATTAGGTGGATTTATCTTAATTATAGTTATTTCCTATGTCGTTTCTAACGGAACGGAAACAGCTTTAAGGGACGGTGGCGTTTTATCTGAGAATGGATCTAGATGGGTAAGTGCTGGATTAGTGGCCTTCTACATACTTGCAGCATTGGCCGTACTAGCTATGTTTTTATCTAGTGTGAAAAAAATCATAACCAAATAATTATGGCAAAAAGAGCAGCACCAGAGGTAAACGCTGGATCCATGGCGGATATAGCTTTCCTTTTGCTTATCTTTTTCTTAGTCACAACAACTATAGAAACGGATAGCGGAATTACAAGGAAATTACCTCCTATAGATGATGAACAAGAAGACCCACCAATATTGAAGGAACGTAATATCTTTGTTGTTCTTGTGAATGCTAATGGTGATCTTCTAGTTGAAGACGAGATTATGGAGTTTAAGAATCTTAGACAAGCCACTATTGATTTTCTTGATAATGGTGGTGGGCTAGGTGACGAAGCTTGCGATTACTGCCAAGGCCCTAGACTTACTAGTTCCTCTGATAATCCTATAAAAGCTGTCGTTTCATTACAGAATGACAGAAAAACTCAATATGGAAGATATATAGCGGTACAAAATGAACTTGTGGCCGCCTATAACGTCTTAAGAGATAGAGAGGCGAATAGGTTATACAACATCGATTTTACAGAAATGGAAGATGCTTACAACGATCCAGAATTTCTAGGGGATAAGGATAAGTTGAAGGAAAAAATTGGTGTCATAAAAAATTTATTTCCACAAAAACTATCTGAAGCAGAACCTATCTAAAACAGAACCTAAACGATAAAAATTTGAGTACTTATGTCAAAATTTAAAAAGAAAGATGATGGAGGAACTCCAGCAATTTCAACTGCATCTTTACCGGATATTGTTTTCATGCTTTTGTTCTTTTTTATGGTGGTTACTGTAATGAGAGACAATTCTCTTAAGGTTCAAAATATTTTGCCTTTCGCAGACCAAGTTGAAAAATTGGATAAGAAAAATCTGATTATGTATATCTACGCTGGGAAACCTTCACCAAGATATCAAGAGACCTTTGGTACAGAAGCCAGAATCCAATTGAATGATAAATACGCAAGTATCAACGATGTACAACAATTTATTAAAGAGGAACGTCAATCTAAGCGTGAAGAATTACGAGATAAGTTGACTACCGCTTTAAAAGTTGATAAAGAAACTAATATGGGGTTAGTATCAGATATTAAACAAGAATTGCGTAAAGCAGAAGCTTTAAAAATTAATTATACTACTAAACAAGGTGAAGCTGGGCTTAACTTAGAATAAGCTGTCGATCTCACCAAACTAAAAAAGGCATTTCTCAGTTAGAAATGCCTTTTTTAGTTTATAAACTTGCTTATCTTTCCTCTATATTTGTCATTTATGAAATTTATAGGTTTCCTATCCCTTCTCCTTTCTGTCTCTTCACTTTTTGCCCAAGATAAGCTTGAGTGGTTAAAAGAAAATAAAAATGACTCGCTCTACAGAGAGGATCAGTTTTACTTTGGGTTTAGCTTCAATTTCCTGACAGAATTACCTTCAGGTGTCGATCAATCCGGATTTTCAGGAGGTCTCATGTTCGGTTATATCCGAGACATGCCCATTAATAAACGTCGTAACCTGTCTATTGGCTTAGGGCTTGGTTTTAATCTGAATACATTTGGTCAATCTCTTCAAGTTAATTCTAATGCTGGTCAAGATATATTTCTTCCTATAAATCAAGATCAAAACTACGATGTCAACTGGTTTACGACCAATCTTGTTGAAGTTC
It contains:
- a CDS encoding MotA/TolQ/ExbB proton channel family protein; amino-acid sequence: MKRLFSILAILAIMAVGNTTLTAANTSDVFTEAAVNFAQDDASASEEGSDESVGFHQELKNRFIEGGPGFMGIVLLCLILGLAIAFERIIYLNLATTNSKKLAQSVEDAMKSSGVEAAKEICRNTSGPVASIYYQGLDRMHEGVEASEKAVVAYGGVQMGQLEKNVSWVSLFIALAPMLGFMGTVIGMIQAFDKIEAAGDMQPSLVAGGIKVALLTTVFGLVVAIILQVFYNYIIAKIDSIVNDMEDASITLIDILVAHKNK
- a CDS encoding ExbD/TolR family protein, with amino-acid sequence MAKRAAPEVNAGSMADIAFLLLIFFLVTTTIETDSGITRKLPPIDDEQEDPPILKERNIFVVLVNANGDLLVEDEIMEFKNLRQATIDFLDNGGGLGDEACDYCQGPRLTSSSDNPIKAVVSLQNDRKTQYGRYIAVQNELVAAYNVLRDREANRLYNIDFTEMEDAYNDPEFLGDKDKLKEKIGVIKNLFPQKLSEAEPI
- a CDS encoding ExbD/TolR family protein, with the translated sequence MSKFKKKDDGGTPAISTASLPDIVFMLLFFFMVVTVMRDNSLKVQNILPFADQVEKLDKKNLIMYIYAGKPSPRYQETFGTEARIQLNDKYASINDVQQFIKEERQSKREELRDKLTTALKVDKETNMGLVSDIKQELRKAEALKINYTTKQGEAGLNLE
- a CDS encoding porin family protein, which produces MKFIGFLSLLLSVSSLFAQDKLEWLKENKNDSLYREDQFYFGFSFNFLTELPSGVDQSGFSGGLMFGYIRDMPINKRRNLSIGLGLGFNLNTFGQSLQVNSNAGQDIFLPINQDQNYDVNWFTTNLVEVPLELRWRSSDIDKYAFWRVYLGFQVGYVFRFKSTFKSVEEQYTVTDVNALNSFRTSAKLTFGYGAINFFVNMSLIPVFEGEVESTGERVSITPIKAGLVFFFL